The following coding sequences lie in one Metopolophium dirhodum isolate CAU chromosome 5, ASM1992520v1, whole genome shotgun sequence genomic window:
- the LOC132944596 gene encoding maternal protein exuperantia gives MVQNTEIVDVSNNTVTLDNLSDYMVIGWDIDTTGRRLLDEICHIAGHTPNSQFNQYIMPHNDIDQVARRRHLLCTITMGRFRALKDIKNNKTLKSKSEISALAEFIEWLEQMLKDNGKKMAILVCHEVSKFNTCLLIKSLLAYNLLDKFSEVVKGFANCHSFAQTHCQDTMVMFSLRVLSKVLLDKDHIDTSKATDRAKLAYDIVQHLCVTLESGNDDGKEVVTGSEVSEETKAKALSTFLTSIDNEVQTLHSTQELLARQKSLNTVYHKSLSYQTSTLDRKKAISYRNSIAKANIDYITLQSLWTENKENKDGFKDAVKDKLPELSDEEKEDIVSTVIMHFENPEPVSPPPKGGRKYGGRFRRRSSSYKDNRKSISENDAGSLSPNSTDHANGHNLEVEKPQNEIIKSQENGENN, from the exons ATGGTTCAAAATACCGAAATTGTAGATGTCAGTAATAACACTGTGACGTTGGACAATTTGTCCGACTACATGGTCATTGGCTGGGATATAGATACGACTGGACGCCGTTTACTGGACGAAATATGTCATATTGCTGGTCACACACCAAATTCGCAGTTTAATCAATATATAATGCCACATAATGACATTGATCAAGTAGCCAGAAGACGCCATCTTTTGTGCACTATAACAATGGGACGTTTCCGTGCattaaaagatataaaaaataataaa acattaaaatcaaaaagtGAAATATCTGCTTTAGCTGAATTTATAGAATGGTTAGAACAAATGTTGAAAGACAATGGTAAAAAAATGGCCATTTTAGTGTGTCATGAAGTTAGCAAATTCAACACTTGTCTTCTAATTAAGTCTCTTCTTGC CTATAATTTGTTAGATAAATTCTCTGAAGTAGTCAAAGGATTTGCTAACTGCCATTCATTTGCTCAAACTCATTGTCAAGATACTATGGTTATGTTTTCATTAAGAGTTCTATCAAAGGTGCTCTTAGATAAAGATCATATTGATACTTCCAAGGCAACTGATCGTGCTAAATTAGCTTATGAT attgtcCAACATTTGTGTGTAACTTTGGAAAGTGGTAATGATGATGGTAAAGAAGTGGTAACTGGAAGTGAAGTTTCTGAAGAAACCAAGGCCAAGGCATTATCTACATTCCTTACAAGTATAGATAACGAAGTACAGACATTGCATAGCACTCAAGAGTTATTGGCAAGACAAAAGTCACTAAATACAGTTTACCATAAGTCTTTGTCATATCAAACATCAACATTAGATCGCAAGAAAGCTATTAGTTATCGTAATTCAATCGCCAAAGCTAACATTGATTATATAACACTCCAATCTTTATGGAca gaAAATAAGGAAAATAAAGACGGTTTTAAAGACGCTGTTAAAGACAAATTGCCTGAACTATCTGATGAAGAAAAAGAAGACATTGTTAGTACTGTAATCATGCATTTTGAAAATCCTGAACCGGTTTCTCCACCTCCTAAAGGAGGCCGAAAGTATGGTGGCAGATTTAGGAGACGTAGCAGCAGTTACAAGGACAATAGAAAGAGCATATCTGAAAACGATGCTGGCTCTCTTTCGCCAAATTCAACCGACCACGCCAATGGTCACAACCTAGAAGTAGAAAAGCCCCAGAACGAAATTATCAAAAGTCAAGAAAATGGTGAGAACAACTGA
- the LOC132945534 gene encoding uncharacterized protein LOC132945534 — protein MDLKFVLFFVQLTAVTKAHLIRIKNNCSFTVWPGIQGDQEHEHLLNGGFLLDAYKTHTFNTPRNWAGRIWGRTNCDSQGKCETGDCGNKIHCSGSRAVPPASFAEMKFTRSDGLDFYHVSMLEGYNLPIRMMPTRYFTYTKKGKYDCKPAECVPDLNGVCPSELAVKAADGSSVVACHSACSQFNTDAYCCLGAYNTQSTCKISSWPKNYNPAFFKKACPNTHSHAFDASTSSFTCRGNAITKYDIIFCPY, from the exons ATGGACCTTAAGTTTGTACTGTTTTTTGTTCAATTGACTGCAGTGACTAAAGCACACCTGATTAGAATAAAAAACAACTGCTCGTTTACTGTATGGCCCGGTATACAAGGCGACCAGGAACACGAACATCTCCTGAACGGCGGATTTTTGTTGGACGCTTACAAGACCCATACGTTTAATACGCCTCGAAATTGGGCGGGCAGGATTTGGGGTAGGACCAATTGCGACAGTCAAGGAAAATGCGAGACGGGCGATTGCG GGAACAAGATCCACTGCAGCGGTTCGCGGGCTGTGCCGCCCGCGTCATTTGCTGAGATGAAGTTCACCCGGTCCGACGGATTGGACTTCTACCACGTGTCGATGTTGGAAGGCTACAACCTGCCGATAAGGATGATGCCGACTAGGTATTTCACGTACACGAAAAAAGGCAAGTACGACTGTAAGCCGGCCGAATGTGTGCCCGATCTGAACGGCGTGTGCCCGTCCGAGCTGGCCGTCAAGGCGGCCGATGGCTCCAGCGTGGTGGCGTGCCATAGCGCCTGTTCGCAGTTCAACACGGACGCTTACTGCTGCCTAGGTGCTTACAACACCCAGTCGACTTGTAAAATCAGCTCATGGCCCAAAAACTATAATCCGGCATTCTTTAAGAAAGCATGTCCAAACACCCACAGTCACGCGTTCGACGCCTCGACCAGCTCGTTCACGTGTCGTGGTAACGCGATAACCAAGTACGACATCATATTTTGCCCATATTAA
- the LOC132945036 gene encoding uncharacterized protein LOC132945036, with amino-acid sequence MDFKFLLFFVQMAAVTKAHMFRITNNCSFTVWPGIQGNPGHKHLENGGFSLDPYRTHLVISSRNWTGRIWGRTKCNSKGKCETGDCGSKIQCNGTRGVPPLSLAEIELSKVDEVDFYHVSLVDGFNLPIKIRPVPFSESMKNDTNCQLAYCFSNLNSRCPAKLAVKAADGSSVVACKSACTLFNTKSDCCQGVYTTPKTCNRSSWPKNYPAYFKSACPYSYSYPFDDTSSIHTCQGNAKTKYHVILGGRINPENKWAERINSGPYKSGTYIAGIQK; translated from the exons ATggactttaaatttttattgttttttgttcaaATGGCTGCAGTCACTAAAGCACACATGTTTAGAATAACAAACAACTGCTCGTTTACTGTATGGCCTGGCATACAAGGCAACCCCGGACACAAACATCTCGAAAATGGTGGATTTTCGTTGGACCCTTACAGGACTCATTTAGTTATCTCGTCTCGAAATTGGACGGGCAGGATTTGGGGCAGGACCAAATGCAACAGTAAAGGAAAATGCGAAACTGGCGATTGTG GGAGCAAGATTCAATGCAACGGGACCAGGGGCGTTCCACCCTTGTCCCTAGCTGAAATAGAGCTCTCCAAGGTCGACGAAGTGGACTTCTACCACGTGTCGTTGGTGGACGGCTTCAACCTGCCGATCAAGATTAGACCTGTCCCATTTTCAGAGTCCATGAAAAATGATACCAACTGTCAGCTGGCTTATTGTTTTTCTAACCTGAACAGCAGGTGTCCGGCCAAACTGGCTGTTAAGGCGGCCGATGGCTCCAGCGTGGTGGCGTGCAAGAGCGCCTGTACGCTGTTTAACACGAAGTCTGACTGCTGCCAAGGTGTCTACACCACCCCAAAGACTTGTAACAGAAGCTCGTGGCCCAAAAACTATCCGGCATACTTCAAGTCAGCCTGTCCATACTCCTACAGTTACCCATTCGACGACACGTCCAGCATACACACGTGTCAAGGCAATGCTAAAACCAAGTACCACGTCATATTGGGAGGCCGTATTAATCCGGAAAATAAATGGGCGGAACGTATAAATTCCGGACCGTATAAATCCGGAACGTATATCGCCGGAATCCAAAAGTGA
- the LOC132945085 gene encoding uncharacterized protein LOC132945085, with the protein MRLARRSVMPRLPGNLQELASLFDNGHLQRFNCCDITIFRSCIRDLDGKTSLIFACPVLSQSFCGTGIEELHVDATFKVVPVNMGYQLLSVHAMIQNYSIPIIFALMESKSRNSYDSVFRYVKDNLLANISPRIIISDYESTLRDVLQSYFPEARTSGCWFHHNQAVFKNMKSKGYYRLVNTNQFALQSLNLLFGLPLLPYQDIERAFQLIKMYAINHGVAMHNLFDYYERYWLRRVGTQIISVHGLPRRTNNNIESFHNKLRLKFSVTHPNLWIFLSNLSNLFNNYHVIMRQLENNLQPTRSLKAKYLLQSKRLKNATSQYDAGIISMWQFMQLTSYTTSRYISRHINWINEVDPNSEPEVEAAAVVQPIQEPQLPIAPQVSTCIVCLNARAANIQQHIVIPCGHAWVCNNCITSLPAPTRCPLCRMEEVTFQRIFLN; encoded by the exons ATGCGTTTGGCCCGTAGGTCAGTAATGCCTAGATTGCCTGGGAACCTTCAGGAACTAGCATCCTTATTTGATAATGGGCATCTTCAAAGATTCAATTGTTGTGACATTACGATATTTAGGAGCTGTATTCGTGACCTTGATGGTAAAACTAGCCTGATATTTGCATGTCCAGTTTTGTCACAAAGTTTTTGTGGTACTGGAATTGAGGAGCTTCATGTAGACGCTACTTTTAAAGTGGTTCCAGTAAACATGGGCTATCAATTATTGAGCGTACATGCTAtgatacaaaattat tcAATACCAATTATATTCGCACTAATGGAATCAAAGTCTAGGAATTCATATGACAGTGTATTTCGATATGTTAAAGATAATCTTTTAGCAAACATTTCTCCAAGGATTATCATAAGTGATTATGAATCTACACTTAGAGATGTTCTACAATCATATTTCCCTGAAGCTCGAACATCTGGTTGTTGGTTCCACCAtaatcaa gcagtttttaaaaatatgaaaagtaaaGGATACTATAGGCTTGTAAATACTAATCAATTTGCACTGCAAAGCTTAAACCTTTTATTTGGCCTTCCACTGCTTCCATATCAGGATATAGAAAGagcatttcaattaattaaaatgtatgcaatCAACCATGGAGTAGCGatgcataatttatttgacTATTATGAGAG GTATTGGTTGCGCCGTGTGGGAACTCAGATAATTTCAGTTCATGGACTTCCTAGgcgtacaaacaataatattgaaagtttccacaataaattaagattaaaattttCAGTGACTCATCCCAATCTAtggatatttttaa gtaatttgagtaatttatttaataattaccatgTTATAATGAGGCAGCTTGAAAATAATCTTCAACCTACTAGGAGTCTGAaggcaaaatatttattacaatccaAAAGACTTAAAAATGCCACAAGCCAATACGATGCTGGGATCATAAGTATGTGGCAGTTCATGCAATTGACTTCGTATACCACATCAAGATATATATCTCGACATATAAATTGGATCAATGAGGTAGATCCAAATTCTGAGCCAGAAGTGGAAGCTGCTGCTGTTGTACAGCCAATTCAGGAACCACAACTGCCAATAGCTCCACAAGTGTCAACGTGCATAGTATGTTTGAATGCAAGAGCAGCAAATATTCAACAGCATATTGTTATTCCTTGTGGTCATGCATGGGTTTGCAACAATTGCATTACATCCCTTCCAGCACCAACAAGATGCCCATTATGTCGAATGGAAGAAGTCACTTTTCAAagaattttcttaaattaa